A window from Raphanus sativus cultivar WK10039 unplaced genomic scaffold, ASM80110v3 Scaffold1297, whole genome shotgun sequence encodes these proteins:
- the LOC130504011 gene encoding uncharacterized protein LOC130504011 has protein sequence MVLIYVKSGEWMSSSSEEWSFVVDKDRRGRMVTLDATTLLERLKIMVCEDYGVEPNSVNVELSFEMVNQRGNPPIIISNDRQVANFMGYAKKGLGPTLCVTFSSSGVNQKERVNIDLNKEPCDSSNIEDEEVPEINPTDFVKASKEPCDTRKEQVAGDGCGDENRDSENKSFQIITEKDGKSLRPDFVKKDQIFRSKMVLKATMEIWAMKHHFDYTVNKSTRKWWYIRCKDRLCNWAVRAGCLDGSTYFMINKCEGRHTCAPSKRSKFGKTASARTIGSLIQHRFDDSNEGPKSNEIIQFMRMEHSVEITYSHAWEAREFAIAAVIGIPDESYAKIPKYLHMIKEANPGTHTHYETADDGRFLYLFMSFGQSVRGFYNTMRRVIVVDGTFLKNKYKGVLLVATAVDGNSNLYPLAFGVVDSENDDSWGWFFRQLKEVVADSNDLAFVSDRNSSIAKAIATVYPRSAH, from the coding sequence ATGGTTCTAATATATGTCAAATCTGGTGAATGGATGTCTAGTTCCAGCGAGGAGTGGAGTTTCGTGGTAGACAAAGACAGGCGTGGTCGAATGGTGACATTAGATGCTACAACTCTGTTGGAGCGGCTCAAGATCATGGTGTGTGAGGATTATGGCGTGGAACCGAATTCTGTTAATGTTGAGTTGAGTTTTGAGATGGTGAATCAGAGAGGGAATCCTCCCATTATCATCAGCAATGATCGACAAGTAGCTAACTTTATGGGCTATGCGAAGAAGGGTTTAGGTCCTACCTTGTGTGTCACGTTCTCTAGTAGTGGTGTGAATCAAAAGGAACGAGTCAACATCGATTTGAATAAGGAGCCGTGTGATTCAAGTAATATTGAGGATGAGGAAGTTCCTGAAATAAATCCAACAGATTTTGTCAAAGCGTCAAAGGAGCCTTGTGATACAAGGAAGGAGCAAGTCGCTGGGGATGGTTGTGGTGACGAAAACAGAGACAGTGAAAACAAGAGTTTTCAAATCATTACTGAAAAGGATGGTAAATCTTTGCGCCCAGATTTTGTGAAGAAGGATCAAATTTTCAGAAGTAAAATGGTTCTTAAAGCAACAATGGAGATTTGGGCGATGAAGCATCATTTTGATTACACTGTTAACAAATCTACTAGAAAGTGGTGGTACATTCGATGTAAGGATAGATTGTGTAACTGGGCTGTGCGTGCGGGATGTCTGGATGGGTCTACATACTTCATGATCAACAAGTGCGAGGGAAGACATACATGTGCTCCTTCGAAGAGAAGCAAGTTTGGGAAAACAGCATCGGCAAGAACAATTGGGAGTCTGATACAACATCGATTTGATGATTCAAATGAAGGCCCAAAATCAAACGAGATCATTCAATTTATGAGAATGGAGCACAGTGTTGAGATCACTTATTCGCACGCTTGGGAAGCTCGTGAGTTTGCAATAGCAGCTGTTATAGGTATACCAGATGAAAGTTATGCTAAAATACCTAAATATTTGCATATGATCAAAGAAGCTAATCCTGGTACGCATACTCACTATGAAACTGCTGACGATGGGAGATTCTTGTATCTATTTATGTCGTTTGGGCAATCAGTTAGAGGATTCTACAATACAATGCGTAGGGTGATCGTTGTAGATGGAACgtttctgaaaaataaatacaaaggaGTTCTACTTGTTGCTACTGCTGTTGATGGTAACTCTAATCTGTATCCGTTAGCATTTGGAGTTGTTGATTCAGAGAATGATGATTCATGGGGGTGGTTCTTCAGACAATTGAAAGAGGTTGTTGCTGACTCCAACGACTTAGCTTTTGTTTCGGATAGAAATTCATCAATCGCTAAAGCTATTGCCACTGTCTACCCTCGATCAGCACATTGA